Part of the Spinacia oleracea cultivar Varoflay chromosome 5, BTI_SOV_V1, whole genome shotgun sequence genome, GTCATTCAGAGAATCATTGATGTTTCTGGTTTTACCAGAAGTCAATTGCCTTTCAATCATCTTGGTGTTCCCATTTGTGCTAAGAGAATATCTGTTGCTCAATGTGGAATGCTAGTAGACAAGATGACAGCTAGGATTAAGATGTGGAGCACTAGGAATTTGTCTTATGTGGCTAGAATGCAACTTATCAATTCAGTTCTGTTGAGCTTACATATGTATTGGGCACAAATATACATTTTGCCTATGAATGTTTTACAAGAGATCACTAAGGTATGCATGGCCTTTCTGTGGAGTGGTTTTGCTTATAGCTCTAAGCCTAGCAATGTTGCTTGGCATAATACCTGCAGTAGTAAGCAAACAAGTGGCTTAGGCTTTAGAGATGTTGTTCTTTAGAACACCGCCAGCATGGGTAAATATGTGTGGGCTTTAGCTACCAAACAAGATAATGTTTGGGTTAGATGGTTGACTTCTGTGTATTTAAAGAATGGGGAATGGTGGGGATACCAGCTAGGCAATAGTGCAAGCTGGTATTGGAAGAAGATATGTGAAGTGAAAGAGTTACTGAAGCAAGTTTATTCTGAGAGTGAGTTCAGTAATATGCCTCATTATTCAGTGAAGCAGGTGTATGAGAAATTAGCAGATGATAAGCCTAAAGTTCACTGGGATGGACTGGTGTGGAATAGACTCAATACCCCAAAGCATAGATTTATTGCTTGGCTTGCAATTCAGGCTAGACTCTAAACTACAGCTAAGCTTGCAAAAATAGGGATTAGTGCTTATGCTAGTTGCCTGATTTGTGGTCAGGgtgatgtgagggggtcgaaaaagcacgagcctaatgcgtgacctcgtccctcgtgggtgtgacgtttctttttatcaaatcaagtgtaattggatttcctgtgagtttacacccaattgactagtaatataggagtcgccattcagtttttaatgacaatgagaaaaactgacaaaacccggttatcgtgacataaagggagtgcaattatgtttgaccacgacggccataggttcccttgtgatccctggtgtggggatctctcaacatacacccgcaaggtagagattgagggtttgggggactgtaactaccgagtggagtactcgctcttcgataactccagaggcaggatatccttactagctcagcataaataattgaagggacatacgttaactattaaactaatctgagttgattttaacaatatgcaacacataatactagatcgatcgcgattatctgatttaggttgctttaagggacctagcatgatagttcaatttcccaaaatattatctttattaggcgtgatagaacaatcagatttaattagtttaacagtttataaaagggcaaggaaagaaattaaatcatggaaaaggggcacattacgacgcacccttgagaggtgcgtcacggttctcagaaaactaaccactttgactttgctatttctccttttatttaacgaatctcaagttacgggctTTATTCTTCAggtacaagggacaggatacgttctgttcgatttttggatcgactgcgacagaacgcgtgatcaatttcgcagcgtgaagcttaggcttaggggttggagtcaatactcagaatacgaattgtgtgtgttcctttcacgtcgaatttggggctatatttatagaaaagagttcgtggaaagatagaattgtagagctctaatccaagaagaattaggagataacacgtcccaggtattttcagcgcccagggctgggcgtcgaagatttcggcgcccagagccaggcgttgaaaatagggtctgggccgttttctttgtcagatttggactcttataatccggagtgtttgagacttacttgagtcttttagtgcgtattaactttatgacggaatgcgtctgggcccgttacgaactctaggctcgttaggattttaattaatacgtaactcttattttcgaatcatattaggaataggattcctcttgcaatttctatctcatttaggatttatgttggagtgcaacacctaattctgacaggtctctatcttttatgacttgccacttttaacaactacccattacggcagttactatttttagcaggtttccataaatagtaggtttctataagtagcaggtttcgggtgaaatgaaaagggtgattgagattctttatttt contains:
- the LOC130461671 gene encoding uncharacterized protein, yielding MSYMSQFQYHPRCKELKLTHLCFADDLILCCKGEFQSVYLILQAFKLFSASSGLKANQQKSSIYCHGMSNDVIQRIIDVSGFTRSQLPFNHLGVPICAKRISVAQCGMLVDKMTARIKMWSTRNLSYVARMQLINSVLLSLHMYWAQIYILPMNVLQEITKNGEWWGYQLGNSASWYWKKICEVKELLKQVYSESEFSNMPHYSVKQVYEKLADDKPKVHWDGLVWNRLNTPKHRFIAWLAIQARL